One Roseimaritima multifibrata DNA window includes the following coding sequences:
- a CDS encoding UvrD-helicase domain-containing protein, with protein MNDPSSQQIQFDFDSGPAEKAPAWDLPSYAIPEQTLPALLVRASAGTGKTYRLTGRLLHLLLQGAPIESLLATTFTRKAAGEILERLLSTLASAADDRTDKSLLALQQQIGRTDVTRQQCTRLLHAIIREIHRLRIGTLDSLFSQLARSFPFELGLPPGWRLTDENEERWLRSRAIHAMLSESDLAEVTSLLAMLTKGEIKRSIAREIEMVIVDTYAVARGCSLAAWEKLQTPSAPENQTLTESAGLLLTAQVGHKSADKQLHAIGELMESREIAELAGKPLPATVKGLVERDEPVTYYKRDLPESIVSALLAAYDWSRSHTLGLLSEQSQATGRILQDYDHHIHALKQSTRALAFDDVAQRLSEWIDKEDLATIAYRLDGAIEHVLLDEFQDTSPQQWKVLRPLAYRAALESQKQLASPDDKRLKNGRPVAPTFFCVGDTKQAIYSWRGGVAAIFDSVAEQIPGVTQDEMSISYRSSPVITDAVTQIFQNLSRHPLCQNAGSIASDPADASAYEADAIQRFNNAFPDHESAGKSLPGYVCLQTGPEHDGPADEKSIVLQSYVAAKVAELAESMPGRSIGILTRKNATVARLIYLLRARGVEVSQEGGNPLVDSGSVELLLSALMLSEHPGDGRWWYHVRNSPLAQHEVFRPHAEAAEKLAAGNPNPQDWSHQASIALTAQQAGSSVRRWIEHRGLVVALRELAKPIAEVSEASDQLRMRQLLQLAQQFERNPQPRLSDFVDQVRQQRVERPQPAQVRVMTVHQAKGLEFDAVVLPELEYALGASGVRCVARRPSPTDPPEAMLRYLGKASWRLLPEAWQRAFGAMAAGSVTETLCLLYVSVTRPRHGLYMFVAPTPSRTATSQANAKMLLYNALQCDAKPADGETVWFETGDPLWYQTDPAGSEDK; from the coding sequence ATGAACGATCCTTCTTCACAGCAAATCCAGTTTGATTTTGACAGTGGCCCAGCGGAAAAAGCCCCCGCGTGGGACTTGCCATCCTACGCGATTCCCGAGCAAACGCTCCCGGCCCTGTTGGTCCGGGCCTCGGCAGGAACAGGAAAAACTTACCGTCTGACGGGCCGACTGCTGCATTTGCTGTTGCAGGGGGCTCCGATCGAAAGCCTGCTTGCTACGACGTTCACCCGGAAAGCCGCGGGTGAAATTCTAGAGCGTCTGTTGTCGACTTTGGCGTCCGCGGCCGATGATCGTACGGATAAATCGTTGCTGGCGTTGCAGCAGCAGATCGGGCGAACCGACGTGACGCGGCAGCAATGCACGCGACTGTTGCATGCGATCATTCGAGAAATTCACCGCTTGCGTATCGGGACCTTGGACAGCCTGTTTTCGCAGTTGGCGCGTTCCTTTCCCTTTGAGCTTGGCTTGCCACCAGGCTGGCGATTGACGGACGAGAACGAGGAACGTTGGCTTCGCAGTCGAGCAATCCATGCGATGTTATCGGAATCCGATTTGGCGGAAGTTACCTCGCTATTGGCGATGCTAACCAAGGGCGAAATCAAGCGTTCCATCGCCCGTGAAATTGAAATGGTGATTGTCGATACGTATGCCGTGGCGCGTGGTTGTTCGCTCGCTGCGTGGGAGAAACTGCAGACGCCGTCCGCCCCAGAGAATCAAACGCTCACCGAATCAGCGGGCTTGTTGTTAACCGCCCAAGTCGGACACAAATCCGCCGATAAGCAATTGCATGCGATCGGTGAATTGATGGAAAGCCGTGAAATCGCCGAATTGGCTGGCAAACCGCTGCCCGCCACCGTCAAAGGGTTGGTGGAACGGGATGAACCGGTCACCTATTACAAACGGGATTTGCCCGAATCGATTGTCAGTGCGCTTCTGGCAGCCTATGACTGGAGTCGTTCGCATACGCTGGGGTTGCTCTCAGAGCAATCGCAGGCGACCGGGCGTATCCTGCAAGATTATGACCATCATATCCATGCGTTAAAACAATCGACTCGAGCCCTTGCGTTTGATGACGTGGCACAGCGATTGTCGGAATGGATCGACAAAGAAGACCTCGCGACGATTGCCTATCGGTTGGATGGTGCGATTGAACATGTGCTGTTGGATGAATTCCAAGATACCTCTCCACAGCAGTGGAAAGTCCTCCGTCCGTTGGCTTATCGAGCGGCCCTTGAATCTCAAAAACAACTCGCTTCTCCGGACGATAAACGACTGAAAAATGGGCGTCCGGTCGCTCCGACTTTTTTCTGTGTCGGAGATACCAAGCAGGCGATTTACAGTTGGCGTGGCGGGGTCGCGGCGATCTTTGATTCGGTCGCCGAGCAGATCCCCGGAGTCACGCAAGATGAAATGTCGATCAGCTACCGCAGTAGCCCGGTCATTACCGATGCCGTGACTCAGATTTTTCAAAATCTGTCTCGACATCCGCTCTGTCAAAACGCTGGCAGTATTGCCTCGGATCCTGCCGACGCATCCGCTTACGAAGCCGATGCGATTCAGCGTTTTAATAATGCCTTTCCGGATCACGAATCCGCGGGTAAATCATTGCCCGGTTACGTCTGCCTGCAGACCGGTCCGGAACACGATGGTCCAGCCGACGAGAAGTCAATCGTTTTGCAGTCCTATGTGGCGGCAAAGGTTGCGGAACTTGCCGAGAGTATGCCAGGCCGTTCGATTGGGATCCTGACGCGCAAGAACGCGACGGTCGCTCGGTTGATTTATTTGCTTCGTGCCCGCGGCGTTGAAGTCAGTCAGGAAGGGGGGAACCCTCTTGTCGATTCCGGTTCGGTTGAACTGCTTCTTTCGGCATTGATGTTGTCGGAGCACCCGGGGGATGGACGTTGGTGGTACCACGTTCGCAATTCACCACTTGCCCAGCACGAGGTTTTTCGGCCGCACGCGGAGGCTGCCGAAAAATTGGCTGCTGGCAATCCAAATCCACAGGATTGGTCTCACCAGGCCAGCATCGCCCTGACCGCACAACAAGCCGGTTCATCGGTACGCCGATGGATCGAGCATCGCGGGTTGGTGGTCGCACTTCGTGAATTAGCGAAACCGATTGCGGAAGTTTCCGAGGCATCCGATCAGTTGCGGATGCGGCAGTTGCTGCAGTTGGCCCAGCAGTTTGAACGCAACCCGCAGCCACGCCTGAGCGATTTTGTCGACCAGGTTCGCCAACAACGCGTTGAACGCCCGCAACCAGCTCAGGTTCGTGTGATGACGGTTCATCAAGCGAAAGGGCTGGAATTTGATGCGGTCGTATTGCCGGAACTGGAATACGCGTTGGGGGCGAGTGGCGTCCGCTGCGTCGCTCGACGTCCTTCGCCGACGGATCCTCCGGAAGCGATGTTGCGGTACTTGGGGAAAGCCTCTTGGCGATTGCTGCCCGAAGCATGGCAGCGAGCCTTTGGAGCAATGGCTGCAGGAAGTGTCACCGAAACGTTGTGCTTGCTGTATGTGTCGGTAACCCGGCCGCGGCATGGGTTGTACATGTTTGTGGCCCCGACCCCCAGCCGGACTGCGACGTCTCAAGCAAATGCTAAAATGTTGCTTTACAACGCTTTGCAGTGCGATGCCAAGCCAGCCGATGGCGAAACCGTTTGGTTTGAAACCGGGGACCCTCTCTGGTATCAGACGGATCCGGCCGGTTCCGAAGACAAGTGA
- a CDS encoding metallophosphoesterase family protein produces the protein MKKFIHAADLHLDSPLQRLEQYEGAPVEQIRGASRRALENLVALALKEEVDLVVIAGDLYDGDWQEFNTGLFFVTQVSRLIKAGIPVVAISGNHDAASQMTKSLPLPKNPDGSEIMLSSRQAESRRFLDLGIVVHGRSFGKRSETENMIPGYPPADAGMFNIGLLHTSLTGAEGHDNYAPCTPAQLADKEYDYWALGHVHTRSEQHDVTDPAAAPILFSGNIQGRHPRETGAKGCVVVEIDEQGKPTTKFEALDVVRWEVCELDAAECETEDELYDLYADWLQAAMEQAEHRILVHRIRVTGASALHEILNSNRIDFENNLRAHAISVANEQTWIEQVRIKTRPKLESELDFDPAGPLGCLEAVLSEMEQLTDLELFEEALQTLQRKLPAELTAANVEPLDLLAPESLQEWVAAARPLLHHHLKQQEDS, from the coding sequence GTGAAAAAATTCATTCATGCGGCGGATTTGCATTTGGACAGTCCGCTCCAGCGCCTTGAGCAATACGAGGGAGCTCCGGTCGAACAGATTCGTGGAGCATCGCGACGTGCCCTTGAGAATCTGGTTGCGCTGGCGCTGAAAGAAGAAGTCGATCTGGTGGTTATCGCCGGTGATTTGTACGACGGGGATTGGCAGGAATTTAACACCGGCCTCTTTTTTGTGACTCAGGTCAGTCGTTTGATCAAAGCGGGGATCCCCGTGGTAGCGATCAGTGGTAATCATGACGCTGCCAGTCAAATGACCAAGTCGCTTCCACTGCCAAAAAATCCGGACGGCAGTGAAATCATGCTTAGCAGCCGGCAAGCCGAATCGCGGCGTTTTCTCGATCTGGGGATCGTCGTCCATGGCCGTTCGTTTGGGAAACGTTCCGAAACGGAGAACATGATTCCAGGATACCCGCCTGCAGATGCGGGGATGTTCAACATTGGCCTGCTGCATACCAGCCTTACCGGGGCGGAAGGGCATGATAATTATGCACCTTGTACGCCAGCACAATTAGCCGACAAAGAATATGACTACTGGGCACTCGGGCACGTGCACACCCGTTCGGAACAGCATGACGTAACCGATCCGGCGGCCGCACCGATTTTGTTTTCGGGCAATATCCAAGGCCGACACCCGCGGGAAACCGGTGCTAAAGGTTGTGTCGTGGTCGAGATCGACGAACAGGGAAAACCGACAACAAAGTTCGAGGCCCTGGACGTTGTTCGCTGGGAAGTTTGTGAATTAGATGCCGCTGAATGCGAAACCGAAGACGAACTGTATGACCTGTATGCCGATTGGTTGCAGGCGGCGATGGAACAAGCCGAACACCGGATTTTGGTCCATCGGATTCGGGTGACCGGAGCTTCAGCACTGCATGAAATTCTAAATTCGAATCGAATCGATTTTGAAAACAATCTTCGTGCTCACGCGATTAGCGTTGCCAACGAGCAGACGTGGATCGAACAGGTCCGAATCAAAACCCGTCCTAAGTTAGAATCGGAACTCGATTTTGATCCCGCCGGCCCACTGGGCTGCCTGGAAGCGGTGCTGTCCGAAATGGAGCAATTGACGGATTTAGAATTGTTCGAAGAAGCGCTGCAGACGTTGCAGCGAAAATTGCCCGCAGAACTGACCGCTGCGAATGTGGAACCGCTTGATCTGTTGGCGCCGGAATCGCTGCAGGAATGGGTTGCCGCCGCACGCCCCCTATTACATCATCATTTGAAACAGCAAGAGGATTCGTAA